A stretch of Pristiophorus japonicus isolate sPriJap1 chromosome 12, sPriJap1.hap1, whole genome shotgun sequence DNA encodes these proteins:
- the aspn gene encoding asporin, whose translation MKIFVFLSIAALCSAKSLLQNEFLHFLAEQDIIPAPSPDDLIFTCPLKCICQIQVVQCSDAGLKSVPAKIPKDTVMLDLQNNKITEIKENDLKNLHLLYALFLINNRITKIHPKAFRSIKHLKLLYLSWNLLPQLPTNLPTSILELRIDDNKIKKIPKNAFKGMTFLHVLEMSGNPLDATGIEPDAFVGVLRLIYIRISQAKLTSVPKNLPPNLYELYLDHNKISSLELQDFRQYKDLYRLDLSYNQIKHIENGSLAYLPNLRQIHLENNKVNKVPASIKQLKYLQVVYLHNNNISKIEVDDFCPKESRIKKLHYSGISLFGNPVKHWEIQPASFQCVSGAHGVQLGNFRK comes from the exons ATGAAAATATTTGTGTTCCTGTCCATTGCGGCTCTGTGTTCTGCTAAATCATTACTTCAGAATGAATTTCTTCACTTCCTGGCAGAGCAGGATATTAT CCCGGCACCCAGCCCAGATGACCTAATTTTCACGTGCCCTTTAAAATGTATATGCCAAATACAGGTAGTCCAATGCTCTGATGCTG GTTTGAAGTCAGTGCCAGCAAAAATCCCCAAAGATACAGTCATGCTTGATCTGCAAAATAACAAAATTACAGAAATAAAAGAAAATGACTTAAAGAACCTGCATTTGCTCTAT GCACTTTTCCTGATCAACAATCGGATAACCAAAATCCACCCAAAGGCATTTCGATCTATTAAACACTTAAAATTGCTTTACCTTTCGTGGAACTTGCTACCTCAGCTTCCCACTAATTTACCTACATCCATTTTGGAATTAAGAATTGATGATAACAAAATTAAGAAAATACCAAAGAATGCTTTTAAAGGAATGACGTTTTTGCATGTTTTAG AGATGAGTGGAAATCCACTTGATGCTACTGGCATAGAACCTGATGCATTTGTTGGGGTGTTGAGACTGATTTACATACGAATTTCACAGGCAAAACTAACTTCAGTTCCCAAGA ATCTACCTCCCAACCTGTATGAACTGTACCTTGATCACAATAAGATTTCATCACTTGAACTTCAGGATTTTAGACAATACAAAGACTTGTACAG ATTGGACTTGTCATACAACCAAATTAAACATATTGAAAATGGAAGCTTAGCATATCTTCCTAATTTAAGACAGATTCATTTGGAAAACAACAAAGTTAATAAAGTTCCTGCCAGCATAAAGCAACTGAAGTATCTACAG GTCGTATATCTTCATAATAACAATATTAGCAAAATTGAAGTAGATGACTTCTGTCCAAAGGAATCAAGAATTAAGAAGCTGCACTATAGTGGAATCAGTCTTTTTGGCAATCCAGTGAAGCACTGGGAAATTCAGCCGGCTTCTTTTCAATGCGTCTCTGGTGCTCATGGAGTGCAGCTCGGAAATTTCCGAAAATAA